In Glycine max cultivar Williams 82 chromosome 4, Glycine_max_v4.0, whole genome shotgun sequence, the genomic stretch TCTCTTTTCTATCTTGCTTCAACTAAGCAACTTTAATTTTCACCTATTTTCACTCAAATTTTATTTCCATTCACTTTATTTCTCCCTATAAGCAAACTTTTTGGTGACTTGCTTAACTTGCGAGTTAAACAAGCTTGACCGAAGGTCTTTGCTGGCAGCCCACATATGTTGGCAAAGTTCACAATTACTAGTTCAAGAGTAAGTTTGTATGTGTCTAACACTTTAACTTGAAACTTAGAAGGCTTGTTTGTGGACTTAGGGTTTTTAGACTCGAGTGCTTGACATAAAGTCTATTCCTAAGAAGTTGCACTGTCATAATCCCTTATACTCTAACCAGATTTACACTGTTATTGTTTTTCTCTGGTCATCCTGTGTTGTAGAGTCGTACAAGCATACAATCACCCTTTATTCTCTAAAACCATTAAAGTGTGTCATATTTTTCAATGGGTTGTATTTTGGGAGCTAATTTTGACGCTGATTCCGATCAGGATGAATTGTGTTTCAAGATCTTATTCGTCTTTTAAATTACCATTTAATTGAATAATgtctaatttacaaaatatgatTACCAATTTTAGACATAAAAACCATAGACAACAATTCTACAATTTGTAGTGTTTTCATTGAGAATAGACCAAATAGTGAAAAAGGataataaatgaaagaaatgaatcaaGTAGTGAGCAagaatttcttaatttattttttattttgcaaatgCGGACCGATCTATTTAGCCCGGGAGCTAAACAGTGCGGTTGCGGGCTTCCAAAACAAAAGTCCATTTAAATTGAGCTAAACAAATGcaagagtgttgctaggtgcacccagcattattgttggtgcacccagcattctaataaaatgacaaaattgtCCTTGTTTGGTTTttctcttacggatcaacttgatccggaatTCTGGATCAACTTAATCCGGAAGAGACTTCTGAATCAACTTACAGATTAATTTGATCCGTAAGAGAAAAATCAAGTAAGGAcaattttgctatttttttagaatgctTGGTGCACCTAGTAACACGCTCAAAACGATAAACTTACTCACTCGTATATTCGACCCTAGGTGAAACCAATAATCGCACCTAATTGACCGCACAGCACACATCAAACTTGGAAACCCCGTTAACTccataaataaaagaataaacgAAGGACGTATTCGTAATTTTAGCAACCCAGTCCAATACTATGTGCTAGAGATAATGATACCGATGCACAGGGATGTTGATGCGATAACATCATTATGATGAATCATGATCAACAACATGGTGCATGTGCACAAGGGAGGCGCAGAAGTAAATGGTAGTATTTGACTTCATTTTTTAAGatgaggaagagagagaaagaaagggaatagaagcgaaaagaaaagaccaaagaatgaagaaaattcAATCGGATCGAATACAAACTTGACGTCCGCAATGACCCTCTCTCTCAatactttctctctctaaaacgcACGGCAtgaagcagcagcagcagcagcagcagcaacagcaaCAGTACGTTGTTTCACTGAGATTAAAGACGATGCTGCTTCTGCACTGAGAAAACCCTAGACACTTATAGTGGACGCGAATTCAGAAACCCCAAGTGGAAAGTCCGAGCCTTTTCGTTCCTTCTCAGTTCCTTGATCAGTTCCCAGATTCTGTTACTGTTCAATTTCACAATTTTCAACTCTCGGTGAGTCATGACAAGTTTTAACGTTATAACGTTACACTTCCAAACGTTTGACCCTTTCGCCTATATTTCTGTCTCTGTTTCCCTCAATTGCTGCGCCCCATTTGTCTCATTTGTAGCCCTGGATCGTTGATTCGCTTCAGCTACGCTTCGATCGGCTGCTATTTTTGTCGCCACTTTTATGAAGTTTatgttttacactttttttccccttttttaatTGAGCTTGAACTTTTGTGAAATGGTAATTCTGAACTTGTAGCTCGGGGTTTTATTGATTTTGGTGTGAGATGTGTGTCTTAATTTGATTTaagcttctctctttctttcttttttttttctttctttctttcttttaattttcaagtttttaaaGTGTTCAGTGTGCTGAAATTTTGGGGCTTTGTTTTTTTGTATTGGTTTCTTGGGTATTATTGAGTGCACTGGTTAATGGTTGGATCTGAGAAATCATGTGTTGTACAGAGATTCATGCGAGAGCTGTTTGGAGGTTGCTCATTTAAGGGAGGTAGCGCAATTATAATGTTCAGAATCAAAGAATGTTTCTTGCTTTTGGTTTTCTTTGGTGTATGGCTTGTGTTTGGTAAAACTCAGCACAACGTGCTTCTGTTGGATCATAGTGAAGACTTTGGCCTTGAACTCGGGGTTGAAATAGTACTGTCTGGGTTGAGCGTTGTGAATTTGCCCAGTTTCTGGCAAGCTCTTGTGTAATTGTAGTTTGTTGAACTTGTGTTTTAAGTAACTCAGTTGTTATGCTTAGGTGATTGCTTGAAGACCGTGATATCGAAAGATGGTGCCTCCGGGGCCACCCACTCCCATTGGTGGTGCCCAGTCTGTTTCGCCTTCTCTCTTAAGATCGAATTCGGGAATGCTAGGAGCTCAAGGGGGTCCCATGCCGCCACAGTCGTCTTTCCCTTCACTCGTCTCACCACGCACTCAGTTCAACAACATGAATATTCTAGGAAATATGTCCAATGTGACTTCCATACTGAATCAGTCTTTCCCAAATGGAGTTCCGAATCCCGGGCTCTCTGGTCCTGGAAACAGCCAGCGTGGAGCAATTGATACTGGAGCTGAAAAAGATCCAGTCTCCAGTGTTGGCAATGGAATGAACTTCAATAATTCTTCGTCCACATTTGTACAGTCAAGTATAGTGAATGCTGCTTCCTCTGGTCAAGGTCAGGGTCAACAATTTTCAAACCCTTCTAGTAACCAGCTGTTGCAAGATCAACAACATTCCCAACAGCTTGAACCTCAAAATTTCCAACATGGTCAGCAGTCAATGCAACAGTTCTCTGCTCCCCTGAATACACAGCAACCGCCGCAGCCGCAGcagcattttcaatcaattcgaGGAGGGATGGGTGGTATGGGACCTGTAAAGCTGGAGCAGGTAAGCAATGATCAACTCGgacaacagcagcagcagcagttGCAATCCTTGAGGAATTTAGCTTCAGTGAAGTTGGAACCACAACAAATGCAGACAATGAGAACTCTGGGACCTGTTAAAATGGAGCCTCAGCATTCTGATCAACCATTATTTatgcagcagcagcaacaacagcagcaacagCAACAGTTTCTCCACATGTCAAATCAATCGTCTCAGGCTGCTGCTGCCCAGATCAATCTTTTGCGCCATCACAGGCTTTTACAGTTACAACAACAACACCAGCAGCAACAACTCTTGAAGGCAATGCCACAACAGCGGTCCCAACTACCACAACAATTTCAACAGCAGAATATGCCTATGAGATCTCCTGTGAAGCCAGCATATGAACCAGGGATGTGTGCTAGGCGGCTGACACATTACATGTATCAGCAACAACATAGACCTGAAGTAAGAACCAATCTGTGTGTGTAAATCGTATATCTTATTAAGAGATATTTACACTTTGATTTTATGTAGGATAACAATATTGATTTCTGGAGAAAGTTTGTTGCTGAGTATTTTGCTCCTAATGCCAAAAAGAAATGGTGTGTTTCAATGTATGGAAGTGGAAGACAAACAACTGGAGTTTTCCCTCAGGTCTGTTCTAGAGAAAACCTTATAAACTAATTCTCAATGCTGTCTAACTTTATCTAAGTTCATGAATTAATTGTCTAATGGCATGTTTGATTGTACTATATTCAGTTATTAGCATcttgattttgttgttgtgatTGTCATATTGTAATGTATAAGGATTTGGGTGATTATTTTCTTACATGTTGCCACATATAGTTTATGGTATTCAAGGAACCAGATATAGTAGTTTCACTGATGCTAAACATTAGTTTAACCTAAAAAAtgaattctttaaatattttcaggATGTATGGCACTGCGAAATATGTAATCGCAAGCCTGGCCGTGGATTTGGTAAGTTATGTTTTTTGGGGTTATTTTTTCTGCATTTCCCTGCTCAGTCTATTTTTGGTTGTTCACTGTTTGAATGTTGTCATCTTAAAATATTTGTCAAATATATGTAAATATGATTGAGTTGTGCTATTCACTTTCTGAatggtcaatttttttttcttttccagaaGCAACTGTTGAGGTTCTTCCACGGCTTTTCAAGATAAAGTATGAAAGTGGTACTTTGGAAGAACTACTTTATGTTGACATGCCTCGTGAATATCATAATTCCTCTGGTCAGATTGTTCTAGATTATGCAAAAGCAATACAAGAAAGTGTTTTTGAGCAACTTCGTGTTGTTCGTGATGGCCAACTTCGAATAGTTTTCTCTCCGGACCTGAAGGTTATACATACAATTATAGAAATATTAACATTCTAATATTCAATGAAAAATGCTTATATGTTATTGTCATTATTGACTTTCTTAATATGAAAGAAAGATTAATTGGCATTCTCTTGTTATTTCATTTGCAGATATGTTCTTGGGAATTTTGTGCTCGGCGCCATGAGGAGCTCATACCCAGGAGATTGTTGATACCACAGGTTGCCAGTAATTGCATTATGAGAGGGCTTTGTAATTATAACTATTAAATTAGATTCTCTGTTTAGTTAAATAGACAAACATACTTGGCTGAttgaatattgattaataaacccATTTATTATCTGTTGACTATTAGTCTCGATGATTTTTCCCATCACTGTAGGTCTGCAATAAGTTTTGAGACTGGCATTTGATTAGATGTTTGCTAGGATCTATGGATTCCTGGTTTTGTTGCTAGTATTgtgattattattttgttggGAATGCCTTTTGTAATGCTGGTTTTATACTCTATAGATTTTGCCAGAAAAGTTCTTGGCCATGCATTTAGATATTATACATTATGGTTATTCTTGTCTTtacttatcattattattattattattattattatatatatatatatacaggtTAGTCAGCTTGGAACGGTTGCTCAAAAATACCAGTCTTTTACTCAAAATGCAACACCCAATGTATCTGTTCCCGAATTACAAAATAATTGCAATATGTAAGTCCATTTTGCATTTActctttatgttaatttttgagtcttattttaattttctatttatactGATGCCTGCCTTCTTTAAAACttgactatttttttgttttaattatctTGTACCTTGTTAAAGAAACATGGAATGGGTGTGACTTACTTCCTTTTGAATATGGATTCATGAGAATGTTTCATCATGTTTATCTCCTTTAGAGCCACTCCAACTGGAGTTTCTACTACTGCTCTTACAAATAAGAATTGGTTCTTTCTAAATTTGCAGCATTGGAGTTCTACGAGTTGGATCCTTGTGTAAGAACGGTTCTTTCATAAGAACTGCGATCTTGTTATtagagaaacatttttttagtttcagaTTCAACTTGAGGAAAGTAACTATCATTTACCTTCTTCTCTGCCGGGGCCTCTTCGATGACCTTCTCCTCCGCCCATTAGCCTGTGTTGTCAGGATCCCAAGTAAAATTGTGTACTCGCATGATTTCACGATCTTGCTCCCTGCTTCCGAGCTGGATTGGGGGTAAAATCGTGAAGCGGTTGGATTGAAGATTGTAGTAGGAATGGATCAAAATTGTGAAATTGGATGTTTTTTCAATCTTGCTTGCTAGATTTTTCCAGTTCAGCATGCAGACCCGCTTTTCCCCCAAGTTTGTTTAACCTATTTTTTTGTTGCCCTAAATTAATACTTTCTGCTTCTTCCCCATTTTCAAACCTAGATGAACACTGCCcagcttttctcttttttcctctTCAATTCTCTCTGTCTCTCGGCCTCTGCTTTTTGTCTCTCTCAGTCTTGACCTGACCCTCTTTCTGCTATGATTATTTGCTGCTGTGCACCTGTGTCTGTGGTGTGCGTTCAGTCTCTCAGGCCCTGATACTCAACCGTCTCTCTCTGGCCTGCTGTGACTTTGACTATGGGATCTGATTTGCACTCTTGTTTTGCTTACTGTGAGTGAGATTTGCCGTGTTTTGCCTTCTCTTGTTTTCTACATTTTGTTCTCACTGAACCATGACATATGTGGCTCTAAACTCTTATTTTTCAGCCACCACCTCTCTCCATCATCTTTAGTATTTTTCCCCTTAAAACTCATGAGTTGGTTTTTATTTGTGATATCTTCTCTACTGTgtcttttattatattatttaatttttttgttatatttgctttctgttttttttttcataattattataaaatatagaatAGACTgagatattaatatttaataatacttgtacaatatttataaaataatataataagtataaaataactatttaatttattaactggattttagttatattattatatttattagctaatta encodes the following:
- the LOC100787573 gene encoding transcriptional corepressor SEUSS; translated protein: MVPPGPPTPIGGAQSVSPSLLRSNSGMLGAQGGPMPPQSSFPSLVSPRTQFNNMNILGNMSNVTSILNQSFPNGVPNPGLSGPGNSQRGAIDTGAEKDPVSSVGNGMNFNNSSSTFVQSSIVNAASSGQGQGQQFSNPSSNQLLQDQQHSQQLEPQNFQHGQQSMQQFSAPLNTQQPPQPQQHFQSIRGGMGGMGPVKLEQVSNDQLGQQQQQQLQSLRNLASVKLEPQQMQTMRTLGPVKMEPQHSDQPLFMQQQQQQQQQQQFLHMSNQSSQAAAAQINLLRHHRLLQLQQQHQQQQLLKAMPQQRSQLPQQFQQQNMPMRSPVKPAYEPGMCARRLTHYMYQQQHRPEDNNIDFWRKFVAEYFAPNAKKKWCVSMYGSGRQTTGVFPQDVWHCEICNRKPGRGFEATVEVLPRLFKIKYESGTLEELLYVDMPREYHNSSGQIVLDYAKAIQESVFEQLRVVRDGQLRIVFSPDLKICSWEFCARRHEELIPRRLLIPQVSQLGTVAQKYQSFTQNATPNVSVPELQNNCNMFVASARQLAKALEVPLVNDLGYTKRYVRCLQISEVVNSMKDLIDYSRETGTGPMESLAKFPRRTSGSSGPRGQAQQHEEQLQQQQQQQMVAHNSNGDQNSVQAAAMQIASSNGMVSVNNTVNPASTLTSTSTIVGLLHQNSMNSRQPNSMNNASSPYGGSSVQIPSPGSSSTVPQAQPNSSPFQSPTPSSSNNPPQTSHPALTSANHMSTTNSPANISMQQQQPSISGEPDPSDAQSSVQKIIHEMMMSSQINGNGGMVGVGSLGNDVKNVNGILPVSANTGLNGGNGLVGNGTMNSNSGVGVGNYGTMGLGQSAMPNGIRSAMVNNSIMNGRGGMASLARDQAMNHQQDMSNQLLSGLGAVGGFSNLQFDWKPSP